GGTGGTACTTGCCCCCCAGGCTCTCGAAGAGGATCAGCCGGTCCACCCGTGTTTCTCCCCACTTCTCGTCCCGGAGTGCACGCACGCACTCGGCCAGCTCCCGGTCTCCCCTCGGGACCTTCGAACGCGCCAGTGTCAGGTGCGCCGCGTAGTCGCGGTGCTCGGGCTCGAAGCCCAGCGGCCTCAGCACGTCCACCACGTCCGCTTGCAGCGCTCCCAGCGCCTTCGTGTCTCCTCCCACTCCCGCCCAGAGCACCCTCGGGTGTGACGGCGCTCCGAAGCAGCCCCC
This is a stretch of genomic DNA from Archangium violaceum. It encodes these proteins:
- the thpR gene encoding RNA 2',3'-cyclic phosphodiesterase; this translates as MRLFVAVTLGEAIESRATAAIPRLKGLARHARWVPPTNLHLTLHFLGEVEAERLPEVKEALAPVGPVHEPLTLTVEGGGCFGAPSHPRVLWAGVGGDTKALGALQADVVDVLRPLGFEPEHRDYAAHLTLARSKVPRGDRELAECVRALRDEKWGETRVDRLILFESLGGKYHPRAEFPLGQVPSPSGRGLG